taagacagggatctgtaaaagctacggagcggttgagtagaatctagaagtcgctgttgtagatttttaagaatcaagtctgtgtactgtttcagttgtcttaaacacttcttgtcctcttcacttaaggattcaatataaatcccttcattagtcaacttctggactgaagtctttgcttcttccagttctttttccaatgatagctctctgattgatccaaatatAGTTTCTATtactggacaaagatctactaccaTTGTAGCAGACGCCTGGATGgctttgtttaatgacccaagtggtttcaacagtagatttacaagagagagagagagagaatgtcaaTAATCTTCTCTGAatatagtagcaaaagtaatccaccagcctcatgacttagatccatcccatcttggtagatactttccaaagctagtaataatggctggagtaattttaagacaacagccaaggatcgctcgtGAGAAAgacagagggttttcccaggttggactaatttgaacttcagtcccagtgtatcttctaaaTTTTCCAAGATAGTCAGCCTTTTTGGACTCTtgttgaaaaaagaatataatgaagacattacatttatagctttttaaatgcctttgaagaatctgcagctcgtactagcgctagttggagcAGATGGCCTCTGCAGcgtgtataggagagactagggttacatttttctctgagcaaagcttgtgctccaccatgtcttccagagaagtttgcagctccatcaaatgcacaagcagccatctgtttggggtccaattgacaagcatttaacacttctaagatgtgggttgtcactgatgcagccaatctgtcttctataacttgaacatctagaaatgcatctactgccctaccactgacatcaagataacgtacacaatgacttagtacttgatgaccatttgcattagtgcattcatcagccatgtttgcaaattttttgaatgtagtgagagagttcttcactttttcaactgttgagtctttcactgttgcaccacatgcgtcTAGCCAGtctgttgagtttcttgcagaaagatagtgagcatttgctggtcttgttcggaaccagtgttcagcttcaggatgaacaagtgacaatgcacttaacattggcctccagtttgtagtgtgtggtatctcttgcttaaatatgATGCCACGGCCATGTTTGTTCGCACGAACTGTGTTgtgtaacagcctcattaacactcaccagtgttgtccttggtcagtggagactcagagttcagaggtgctttctcatgagttcacctcccaggtggggggcaagcaGGCACTTTGCTCTTTCCTCCAGCTGCCTactgttcactctggccactgttgttcattgtgccaccgttcactccatcgctctgttgccagtGGCCCTGCGccctcaccttctgctgccacctgccactgtgacctctgcgagttggtatcttgaggttccacccaactctcagtgggggaacctcactgctagtgcaggctgggcgatctcttccacagaaacactgtcccacaacaggtctaagcacttagacctgattatcagtgatttcagctgtagcggtcacttaacacaacaaaagactatctatggagcctaatcagctctgtctttaaacagtggagaggggcaggtcaaatcgtacatgtgactcaggcagaccatcaagcaaaacacctgcccccaccctctctcttgatgccctccaTCAGCAAAAACTAAGTACaattctactgccctttactcatacaataagaacaacaacatttctttaccccccacattcaagtgatttgtaacccaaccccagccaaaatctatcacttgggcaacacagttctgtttgctggatacctaggtagattgtatttacattcacacttaatctggccctgaagccttttcccccagctcatcactagctgtcagggagagctcatttagactttgcttataaatcataatttgaaattattagctTGGCCAACACCATCAAAATGAATGCTCTGaaattgtcataaaaaacaagAGTTGTGTAAAGAAGCTAGTCTATgctcatacttttcaaatctattatactttttcagatgcacatattttatgacaggtttcagagtagcagccgtgttagtctgtattcgcaaaaagacaaggaatacttgtggcaccttagagactaacaaatttattagagcataagctttcgtgagctacagctcacttcatcgttgcatccgatgaagtgagctgtagctcacgaaagcttatgctctaataaatttgttagtctctaaggtgccacaagtactccttgtctttttacatattttatgATACAcgttatatgcttttaaagtgtgtattaatgtttcaattttaattcaaatttccaaacaatcactgcatgtaactagttcacaaaacttggggggggtgttggggaaattcgggGGGGGGTAAACACCCCCatggggggtgtagggaaatccctgagaGGGAGGCAGCTCAATGGGAAAGGGAAGAGGGGGATCCCAGCTGGGACATATGGGGGAtccctgcagcagccctgcctcCTCTTCCCAGCAGGGCAGCCCCCGCCTCCACCCCTCAGGAGCTGCTCCAGGCTCCAGCCGCTTCACAGCTCCATCCCCACAGTGAGCAAATGGGGCCATCGGCTTCTAAGCTCTTGGCTTGCTGAAGAGAGGGCGGATGGGGAGGCCCCATCTACCCCAGTGGCAGGGAGGCAGGTGGCCTCATTCCTTCTGGGCCTGGTCCCCATGGGCAGTGCTAGAGCCCTGGCTGTGCTTGGCAACCTGGCGCAGGTCTCGCACGGACCGCACAGTCCAGTGAGCCAGCTCCTGCAGCACCTTCAGCCCCCGCAGCTTCATGTCAAACAAGCTGCGATGGCCTGGGGCCGGCTGCCTCCCAGACTGGCCTGCCGTGACCCAGCAGtgcctgcagctcctccagctggTAGGCCAGGGCCGCCACCTGCAGCAGGATGGACTGGATGGAGGCGTGGAAGTCCGTGTCCAGTGGGGTCAAGTGAAACCTCTGCTCTTCCAGGACCTCACCGAGCAATGTCTGGAATGCCCGGTAGGCCTGCAGGTTGTCGCCCAACCGTGCGGCCACCGTCAGCTCGCCCCCTTGTTCCACGGCCGCACTTGGCACGCCCTCCACCGCGTCCAGGCTGATGGTCCTGTCTAGCCCCTGCCTCTCCACCTGAGGGCGGAGATTCAGTAACAGAAAGATCAGCCCTCCACTCTCCCTTATTagccccacccactcccctcccttctccatctCATCAGCTCCCCTTTTCCCCACACCCACTCACTCCACCTCACCAGCCCCCACAGCCAAACCCACTCACTTGTCCTCACCATGTCAACCACTCGCTCCTTTCCTGATAACCAGAATCCACGCCAGGGAGAAGAGAAATCCCAGTGTCACTGAGACAGACTGTACCCCACGTTCACCCTTTTAACAAGACCATGATAAatgttgtacaaagtatgccttgtgagatggTATTTAAaatcataatctgctgaacattattgttcAGGTAAAATatgtggcaacactgtatgtaaagttataagattctactgtgtAACGTTGCTGTGATATGTTCCAGAGTTAGAAAGGCAGGCCCAAACCAGttcttcagagacaaagacaccctggcaccccagcCATCTATCAGCATAATCAATTGGACAGTCACCTAGTTAAATGGCCATTCTGTAGCAGGAAGAAGGGTGTAAGCATACTTTACATATTGACAATAGGACAACTGGGAGCTTCCGTGTAAACAGACTGCCTGTTGCCTGAACCCCAGTTAGAGGTAATCCTCTAAGAGGGGAGACAGGTATAAGAATGGAGGACACACACAACAAatcacctctctctcccccatctctaCTCAGGAGAGCTACAAAGCTTGAAACAAAGGAAACATCTttgaactgggggaggggtcctagCTGGGAGGCTTTTCAGCCAATCCAGACTGCTGTAAGCATATACTGagaaaaatcttttgtttttaagttcaCTCCACTTGTTAGGTATTAGCTggtgttttatgtttttattttctttgtaaccaattctgaattctatgcctcattacttgtaatcactgaaaatctctctctctctttagttaataaacttgttttagctAAACCATTgttgtttggattgaagtgtttgggaacatCCACTTGAGATAGCAGGGTCTGTGCATATCATTGTCCTTTGATGAAATTACAacctttctatgagcttgtatcaTCCAGTGGGTGCTGGGCTGTACAAGatgtacatttctggggaaaggtCTGCCACTAGGAATTGGCTGGTGTTGCCATGTATATAATTAATGAATGGCTGGTCAGAGCAACCGTGTAATACAGTTGTGGGTGATTTTGCATGCTAAAGGCCGTGTGTGAACAGACCAGGAATGGTGGCTCTTACAGCAAAatagtgtaaaaggcaccccaggctggagTATTGAGGGGAAACAATTGTCCAGCAGTCCaaattgtaccctggggaatgtcacagtcaCCAATCACTCGTACACCAAGCCAGACCACAGTACGGCCGGGGAAGGAAGGGGAATCTTTATTATGAACCAGCTTGCTACCGTCACCGCCCTGGGCCTTGGCTGCTCCACATTGTCTGAACAATGAAGAACTGAGCAAGGAGGAGACAAGAGTTTGCAAAATTGTTGCTAGTGAACTCACCAGAAGGGACAGGGTAGCCTGTCCCTGGCCTAGCTTCTGCTGTTTTGGTTTCACCTTAGTCAGCCCTTAGCTGGAACAGCTAGGAGGTAGCCACTGGCTAGTGTTGTGCGTCCCTCTGTCCCTGATCCACGGAGGAGATGGGTCTGCTACCGTCTCCATCTACTCAGGCTGGTTCTTTAGCTGAAGATGTAGCAGGTTACGGGTTTAGCTCTGGAAGTCCCTGTTTCCAGGCCTATTGTCAGCAAAAACAGTAGCCAGCCCCTAGGTGCTGCCCATGACAGTACTGGCCATACATACAGGATAGAGgcctctgaaaaaaaattgtggagtGGTGCTGGCTAATCAACTGAATAGAAGCTCCCAGGATGATGCTGTGTCCACAAGAggtaatgcaatcctgggatgcacaaATGGACTCTCAAGGAgaggggttattttacctctgtatttgacactggtacAATCATTGCTGGAATACCATGTCTGGTTCCAgagcccacaattcaaggaggatgttgataaactggagagggattagagaagagccaagagaatgatgcCTTACAATGAGCAAGGAGCAAGAATCCAGGAGCaagatctatttagcttaacaaaaaggtgaagaggtgacttgatcacagtctaagtacccacatggggaacaaatactaAATAATGGGctcttaatctagcagagaaaggtctaacaatggctgcaagttgaagctaaacaaattcaggctggaaataaggagtacaATTTTAcggatgagagtaattaaccactggaacaatttaccaagggttgtggtagattctccatcaccgatagttttaaaatcaagacgggatatttttctcaaagctctgcttcaggaatgattttggggcagtcctctggcctgtgttttgcaggagtctgactaaatgatcacaatggtcccttccagtgTAATCTATGAATTTGGGGGTCACGCCTCTTGTAAGCAAGCACCAAACCAATGGAAAAGCAAAATTGCAGGAGCTCTGCAGGAGTTACCCTCTAGAACTGGCTAGAAAATCCCTGCTGGAAAGCTCTCTGATGAAAAGTCAGGAGCATTCAAGGAAGGTGTGAGGATTAGGGGAATTTACACCAGGGCTTTTCCAGAGCTTGGCATCCAGTGCTCCTGTGATAGTGTCAGCCCATATCACCAATGTGCTGGTGGAAAGCAGATTCAGGACCTGACTCAGATTCCATGAACCATCAGCACTGTTTCTTTCTCTAGCAGCGCCCACAAGGTGACGCCATGCCTGAGGCACCTTGAATATTAGCATCCAccttccccccttttttccccaaccAAGCTTTAGCATCTGTTGAGAAAAACCCAAGGTCCTtcgcctcccccccaccaaaccTCCCACTGCATTTTGGGGTGAAGGGCAGGAACTTTAACCCATACCCTGCCTGGATTCCCACACCGCCCACAGATGTACGTTCCCTCCCACTGAGGGGTCAATTGGAGACCACTTCAACTTCTGCACAAGGGAAGCATGTGACATGTCCTCTCTCCCTGATCCAGAGGGTGGTGATGAGGCTGTAGCAATCTTTATCTTGCTAGTTCAGTCCCCAGAAGAGTGTGCGCGATGCCTGCTTTTAAGCATCAGTCACCACCTTAGAAGTGGCTGTGTTTCTGCTTCAGGGGtgatagaaaagaacagaacctGCACTAGAGATGCAGTAGGACAAAGGAGAAGAGCCTGGATTCTCTGCAACAGGTGCAAGAGACATTGATTACTCATCTCCCTACcaacagagagaggggaaaagcacTGGAGGAATTCAGTCTACACCCTACCTCTATGAGGCTGCACAAGGACCCTTTTGCTCACCTGGCAAATTCCATCCATTGGCTGAGTTGATTGACTGAATATCTCGCCCCCCAGCTCATTATAAACCTATACCCAACATGCATCCATATCCAGTATGGGAAGATGCACCCAACCCCCAGGCAGGGAGGTCAAACTAGAGTCACCCCCTTTGCTTTTAAAGACAGTGTTGGTGCCAGAGCAAGGTGCCACCATGCTCAGCTGCCAGACGAGATGTCGCAGTTTGAGCAGCTGAGGGATTGGCCTGAGAGGAAGAGACTCACATAGGACTCCAGGAGGCTGGCCATGTCGGAGTAGATCTTCCCGGCCAGGAGGATGGTGCGGCTGCAGAGGTTGTGGTGTTGAAGGGTCACAGGGGTTTGCTTGGCCAAAGCCATCTGTCCCAGATGCAGATGGCAGCTAAGCCAGAGAGCTCACACAGGTCTGTTTGCGCCACAGCCAAGACAGAAAAATCCCATGCTCAGCTCACACATTCCAGCTCTAGAGAGCATTAGCCACTCACatgcctctctccccccctcttCCATCCCCAAGGCCTGGGGAGAGACTGAACATGTCTGCCTTGGAGATTGATAAAGGCAGATTTTTTGTCTCTTAATATGTCCCTCCTCCATGCACCTTCAAAGTTGTCTGGCCCAGAATCAgtctcccactcactccatccttcCTCCCGCACAGCCCATCTCCCTACAGCTCTAGTCCACTCATCTGCAGCTACATCCATCCGTCACTTGTATGAGGAGTAGtctatttttttgtcaaggtccaaatttctcggtcaaggtatagtcaaggtccaaactccagagaaaagaaaaaagtaaataaaaagattttggagtctGTTCAAAATCATCTGGCAACtgggatttggcccatggtcctattgactacccctgttgTGTACAGTTGCCAAAGGGATTTCCTGGTAATCCCCCATTGAGATGCGAGACAAAGCCTGATACGGTCCGTTATTTCCCGCATCCTCCCTGTTCTGTCTGGGAAGTTCTCACTCTTTCCTATCACGCTAAGCCAGGTCTAGTGCCCATAACCCTCTTCCCAGACCTGTAGTCATTTCACTAGCTAATGTTAAGCAACGACAAATCACAGCGAGATAAATAAATATAAGAGAAAATAAGCATGcatgctgcatccacactagaatTTTCTTGTCCAGCAAAGGTGGTCTGATCAACAGCCAGAGACCACAACCATTACACAGGGCCCAAGATTTGCAAATATAGGTATCTAAATAAGTGACTTGATTTtccaaaatgctgagcaccctaTAACTTCCCATGGCAGTCCACAGGAGCTAGTGGCtgctcagcagttttgaaaaGAACAAGCTACCCCTTTAGGCTGGTTTTACAATCTTGGCCACCGCTCCCCACTAGGTTCTTCTCCTGAGCCCGTCATTGCAGAGGCAAGGGGTGTTTTCTATCACCATGGGCTGCTTCCCTCCCCTTGAGCTGAGTCTGGAGAGAGCACCACTCACATTGTGGGAGCTCAGGCCCACAGCCCCCAGCTGAAGGCTGGCAAATCCAGGACAGCATGTGCCACTCTGTTTCTGCACACCAGCAGGAGTTTATTTGCACCCAAATATGCActtggaaagcttgtctctctcccgaGATTCAAAGGGCCCCAATGCTTTTAGTGGTGACTGTGTCCTTCTAGGCAGAAGACAGCCCTTGCACACTCATGTCACCAAACATCTGATTTCCAGACTTTTGACCATGATGCAAACCCCCTGATGCAAAGGGAGAAAGCCCCATCCAGCAGGCATGGTACTAGTGCCATCCATCCTTACCACCCACATCCCTGCTTATCTGCAGTCTTCTGGGAATTGAATTGGGTATTTACCCTGCTCAAATGTAACTGAAAACTAATGGCTCCCACACTGCTTATACATAACCATGCCCTTCCCCTGTGATCCCAGCATAATCCACTACAACCACTGCAGACAAGCTGCATGCACCAAGACAaacaatttttattgtgttttcctttatacatttattttggttATGTCTTACCCAGATTAAGAGAAAACGAGTTGAAAAGCAGAGTATCcctttattattacattttacaTTACCCTTTCCCCAAGTTGGGTTCAGGTAACTTgggctccccctctccctgtgGAGATTGCTGTGGGACAAGACTTATAGCAATCAAAGGTTTGTCAGCTTATGCATCTCCtctccccagcttccccccctcAACACTAGAGGGGTGTGCCAATGCAACAGCTGTGTTGCCACCTGGTGGCTACTGCAGGTAGTGCTGCTAAGCAGTATAAAGTttaacccccctccccattgGCAGGTTTCATGCTAATCCAGGTTGTGTCCCCTGCCTCTCCACCCTGTCCCAGGAGCTGAAGAATGCCCAGCCAGCTTTCAGGAAGCATCAATGCCAGATGGAGTGGCAGCAGATTGACACAGCGAGCAGCTGACGCCCCATGCACAAAGCAAAAGCCCCTCTGTGCAACTCTGTGTCCCGCTATCAAGGTTAAGCTTGCGCGGAAGAAGCAACTCCAACTGCGGAGAGTGCAGCTTACATGAGCGCCCACACTGAACACTaaaaggaaggggtggggagtgaTGTTAAGTCAGTCACCACAAACCAGCTTATgtgaaaggggaaaaagaagcACCCTAAGCCCAGCTCCCCAACGTGCTCCCACCGccggagaaaaaaataaatacatgggggaaaaatacaaaaatgtttattGCAAACTACTACAATAATTTATTGAAGCAAACTGCATGCGAGTGGTGGGAGAGACACagagggggagaagcagcaggaagGCATTGAgtgtcagttttcattttttaaacccGGGGCTGTAACTTACACAGGTCTCTCCTGCCCTGGAGGTTAGAAGGCTGTGTTTAAGGACAGAAACAATTGGATGAGaccaaagggggagggagggagaaaggctAAAGCCAGAAGAATGTGTGGAATGACAGCAAGGAAGTGACAGGGATAGGAAGGACTTCAGAGGCGAATTACCCACTCGTTGCTGCCTGCTGGAAATGTGAGAAACTTTCCCTCTACTGGAGAAGTTGAGCAGTCCACATTCTTATTTCCCACGCTGGGTGACTGGGCTGCATCATTCTGCAGGTAAGTCATGGGGCAGTCTCCACAGCACGCTGTCTAGCTATTGCACCACCCCAGAGTGAGATTTCCACCCAACACAGCATTTTAGTGCCATCCttagaaataaaaggaaattgaTAAGGCTAAGTTCTCCTTTTAGTGTTCCCTGGAAGGCCCGGTCTACACCAGACTTCAAACCAAGTGATGGAGGGTTTCCACAGAGTTCCCGCAGAACTGGTCTGTAGCAGGGTCTGGCTGGCTGACCAGCCAGCCAAAGCTAACCTGCACCACAACAGCTTTTAATCATGCAAAGTCAGGACCTAGAATAGAAGAGTTTTGAACACAGGTGTCAGGAATTGGCCACACCCGTGCTGGCCAGCAAAACCACATATCAAGGGCTAGTTGAAAGCTCTCCATCAAAACTGGTTTTGAGCAAATTATTTAAttcaattttctgcagaaaatttcagcTTCCTGCCCAAAAGCCAAAATCTTCAATTTGGAAATGTTAAAACCGTTTTGATGTTTATAACTGAAATGAGACATTTCAACATTACAAATGAAagttagtttgatctcatttcAACATTAAAGCACATCTTCCTAGGGTGCTGCGAGTTGTAGGTCTGATGCCATTAGCCCTCattccattcttatgttctcagatggactacatctcccaggatgcaccacAACCATGTCACTAGATGACACACGCAACCAATCAATCAGAAAGAGGGAAGAATATGGTGCATCAAGGGAGATTCAGTCTAACCAGGGAGCCAAGCCCATAGGGTGACCTGCATCAGCTCAGGCAAAcacagtttaatgttgaactgacccaaaCTGAAGTGAATTGTTTCACAATAGGTTTGACATATGTGGGTCGACCTGACCAGAAACAAGACAGTTTGCTGTGATTTTTCCAAAAGATTTCAGCAGTCAGCTTGTTTCCAGTTTTCAGACAAAATCAAAACGTTGTGGTAAATCTCCAATGCAAAAGAAGTTCTTCCAGtttgtcaaaattttctgcagaaaaactcCATTTTCCAACCAGGTCTACAACAAAGAAGTTTTACTGGCTCGGTGTTTAAACAGGGTATTGTAACTTCCTTCCAAACCACATTGACATGACCAGATTATTCATTGCTTTTTCCAAAAAGCAAACTGTAAGGTCACTCGGTCACTGCACAAAGTTTGACAATGGACAGAGCAAAGATCTGTGCTTAATACTTAAGATACATTATGTCCTAAACCTTTCTGAGGGACAATAGCTTTCTTAATTACAAGGCTATGTGTGCCCATCTCTCGCTCTTGGGCAAAACCACACCACCATGTCCCCTAGAAACAAAGAACATTTGCGAAAGCTGACCTTGTAAGGAGCACGTGTAGAGGGAACACACCTCATGCTCTGTCCCCAGGGGTGTTCATGCAGGAAGAGAAGTTGTCATTCCCGCAACCAGATGTCAATCAGTCTGCCTCTATTCAAATCAAGTGCAAGATAACTAAGCCCAGTTTTTTCCCCCTATAGCTGTATCTCTTTCAGGAAAGGAGAGGCAGAATTGGATGGGAATGTGATACCCTGCACCACTTAGTTACACATCTGTCACAAGACTGGAACAAGTTCCTTGGCTAACAGTGCTAATTCTTCCAATGGCAGGGAGTGAGGATGAATCAGTGAGAAAAAAGGGTTAATGCAAGGAGCTTGGAATAAACTGGGGAGGGAGACACACCACTATATAAGTTGTTCctgcagttcagagccctaaacTAAGCTAGTCATTCCTCACCGCCTACCCCACCCCAAAGCAAACAACTGCTCCAAAACTCCACAATGCAAATGGAGTTCCTCCAATGGGGTCTATCACACTGACCTGTTTACAAACAGCTACTCAGCTTCCGTAGTGCTTTCTTCACCCTGATTATCTTTGTGGTGGGGATCAGCCCTATAGCTGCTGCTCCAGCATGGCTTACCCCTATGAGTTCCACTGATGTAAAGGAGCCCACTCTGGAATAGCCCAATCCACcccaaatgtaattaaaaataccagACCCTCTGATCAATAAATAAGGACTTTCGTTACCACCACACAAAAACGAAACATGTTCAAAGTGCAAATGACTGTCACCAATTTGAGACTTCTCACTGCCTCTCCAACACAGGGCTCTCGTACAGAGCCAAGCCCCAGCATATCAGCAAGCGAGCACCATCTGAGCGCCAGGGCGTGCCCTCTACTTCCCATCAGTGACAGAGGGGAAGGGTGTGAGAGGCAGGAACAGGTGCTGTTTTACAGCTCACCCTGCTGAGGGGCCCTAAAGTGCCAAGCCAAACTCCCAGACCCAGGAGGAAGAAGACAAGACTGCAAGGATCAGAATGCAGCAATGCATAGAAGTTGGGCAGAGGGAGTCCTAAGAACGAGAAGCTGGTCCAGAGCCCAAACTCCTTCAAGTTTGCAAACAGGGATTTATTGAGGAGCAGGGAAGGCGCCTGGGTTTGGGGTGAGTGAGGGCCTCTGGCTGCTTCCCTTCACTCGGAGAATTCCTTTGCTCTGTCTCACTCCAGTAACTGTGGCATCCCCTTTCTGAAAAGGGACAGTAGGACAGAGAAGGGGTCAGGAAGAGGGGTGCTGTGATCCACGCTGGAGGGGAGCAGGCCCTTCGCTTATTTACtagtattttaaatttgtttaacttctctctttttttaataagtttctccatttttcttttaaatacaaagTCCGAGTTGTCCCAACAACCACGTGCTCCCTGCCTGCTAAGGTCCGGTAGAGTCAGAATCTTCAATCAGAACCTCTGTGGTGGCTCCCAGAATCTCCGTGTTCATGACCAGCCCTTCCGTGCTCCCACTGCTACCGCCACCAACGAAGATCTTGCCATCGGCCATCAGGCTCATGCGCTCAGCCCCACTGCAGTACGCCTTTGGCATCCCGTCGGGGTTCAGCAGTAGGCACTCGCCAGGGGCAGTGCTTCCCAGGGggtcagggaggaggggaaggcccTGGCCATCGGTGGGTGGGGCAATGGACTCTGGACTAGTGCCCAGGATGTCGGTGCTGGTGATTAGGGCACCTGCATTGGCGGCTAGTGCTTCAGCAATAAGCACCTCTGGGTGGCTCTTGGCCTTATGTGCCACCACACTGTCCTTCTTCTCAAACTTCTTGCCACAAATGTTGCAGGAGAACTGGTAGAAAGAGTCTGCATCATGCTTTTTCATGTGCCAGTTCAGAGAGGCCTTCTGCCGGCAGGTGAAGCCGCAGATCTCACACCTGGggagtggaaggaaaaaaaaaaagaaaggtcagTATGGGAACAGGACACACACAAGGAGGGGCAACAGAGAATGCAGGCATATGAAGCCCAGACGCAGAATCACAGACAGGCACATGAGGCAAAGCCAGCTGTGGCCAGGGAAATGTGGCAAGCTGAAGGAGGAAGAGGCATATTTCAAAAGGCAAGACAACGTAGGAGTACTCACTGTAAAGGCTTCTCGCCTGTGTGGATCATCCGGTGCACTGCCAAGTTGTGGGAACTCTTAAATGCCCGGGCACAGTATTCACAGATATAATCCCTTTGATCTGTAAAGCAGCACACACATCTCATCTTAATACTTGCATCTGGATCAGAACCACATTCTTGG
This DNA window, taken from Dermochelys coriacea isolate rDerCor1 chromosome 6, rDerCor1.pri.v4, whole genome shotgun sequence, encodes the following:
- the ZFP91 gene encoding E3 ubiquitin-protein ligase ZFP91 isoform X4, producing MLISEEEIPFKDDPRDETYKPHLERDAPKPRRKAGKGKEEKEKQKEIKVEVEVKEESEFRGDEDPPRKRGRRRKDDKSPRLPKRRKKPPIQYVRCEMEGCGTVLAHPRYLQHHIKYQHLLKKKYVCPHPSCGRLFRLQKQLLRHAKHHTDQRDYICEYCARAFKSSHNLAVHRMIHTGEKPLQCEICGFTCRQKASLNWHMKKHDADSFYQFSCNICGKKFEKKDSVVAHKAKSHPEVLIAEALAANAGALITSTDILGTSPESIAPPTDGQGLPLLPDPLGSTAPGECLLLNPDGMPKAYCSGAERMSLMADGKIFVGGGSSGSTEGLVMNTEILGATTEVLIEDSDSTGP
- the CNTF gene encoding LOW QUALITY PROTEIN: ciliary neurotrophic factor (The sequence of the model RefSeq protein was modified relative to this genomic sequence to represent the inferred CDS: inserted 2 bases in 1 codon), whose protein sequence is MALAKQTPVTLQHHNLCSRTILLAGKIYSDMASLLESYVERQGLDRTISLDAVEGVPSAAVEQGGELTVAARLGDNLQAYRAFQTLLGEVLEEQRFHLTPLDTDFHASIQSILLQVAALAYQLEELQALLGHGRPVWEAAGXPGHRSLFDMKLRGLKVLQELAHWTVRSVRDLRQVAKHSQGSSTAHGDQAQKE